One region of Quercus lobata isolate SW786 chromosome 2, ValleyOak3.0 Primary Assembly, whole genome shotgun sequence genomic DNA includes:
- the LOC115963963 gene encoding pectinesterase inhibitor-like codes for MDFQGHVLVVNLTFYFYLLFLFFHSPLQTNASSSSSSTKLIESVCKNTIDNANCLKALESDPRAVKASRLKDLAKIALELAVANATESKAYIDALLTKNHTEPIKQCSFWFEAVVGSFRSALRELDEDVLSANYDSKIAGDDADSCENALALGKVQIPSISTRNNYAKLYSSIAFEITNLL; via the coding sequence ATGGACTTCCAAGGTCATGTTCTAGTAGTAAATTTAACCTTTTACTTTTACTTGCTCTTCTTGTTTTTCCATTCTCCGTTACAAACAaatgcatcatcatcatcatcatcaactaaATTAATTGAAAGTGTTTGCAAGAATACTATAGACAATGCCAACTGCTTAAAAGCTTTGGAATCTGATCCTCGAGCTGTAAAGGCATCCCGGTTGAAAGATCTTGCTAAGATTGCTCTTGAATTAGCTGTAGCCAATGCTACAGAAAGCAAAGCTTATATTGATGCATTGCTCACCAAAAACCATACTGAACCCATTAAACAATGCTCTTTTTGGTTCGAAGCAGTGGTTGGATCATTCCGAAGTGCACTTCGAGAATTAGACGAGGATGTTTTGAGTGCTAACTATGACTCCAAAATCGCTGGTGACGATGCTGATAGTTGTGAGAATGCCTTGGCTTTGGGAAAGGTTCAAATTCCATCCATTTCGACTAGAAACAATTACGCCAAGTTATATAGTAGCATTGCGTTTGAGATTACAAATCTGCTTTGA
- the LOC115975178 gene encoding pectinesterase inhibitor-like, producing MDFQGHHLLVALTFSLLFLFLHSPLPTNASTNKLVEGVCNKTINNGDCINALESDPRTATTSELKDLAKIALQMAVANSTKSKAYIYDLLNKNHTQPIKQCSFWYGAVVGSFRSALGELDEDTLTANYDAKVAADGANICENALASAGVQVPSISTRNNYVRLYSSIGFEVTNDL from the coding sequence atGGATTTCCAAGGCCATCATCTTCTTGTGGCTTTAACCTTTTCCTTGCTCTTCTTGTTTCTCCATTCTCCATTACCAACAAATGCATCAACTAATAAATTAGTTGAAGGTGTTTGCaacaaaactataaacaatGGCGACTGCATAAATGCTTTGGAATCTGATCCTCGAACTGCAACGACATCCGAATTGAAAGATCTCGCAAAGATTGCTCTTCAAATGGCTGTAGCCAATTCAACCAAAAGCAAAGCTTACATTTATGATTTGCTCAACAAAAACCACACTCAACCCATTAAACAATGCTCTTTTTGGTACGGCGCAGTGGTTGGATCATTCCGAAGTGCACTTGGAGAATTAGACGAGGATACTTTGACTGCCAACTATGACGCTAAAGTCGCTGCCGACGGTGCCAATATTTGTGAGAATGCGTTGGCCTCTGCTGGGGTTCAAGTTCCATCCATTTCCACTAGAAACAACTACGTGAGGTTGTACAGTAGCATTGGGTTTGAGGTTACAAATGATCTTTAG